A single window of Halobacteriovorax sp. GB3 DNA harbors:
- a CDS encoding DUF309 domain-containing protein, whose translation MEKYYFGQFSDEHLLAIREGIKLFNGQFYWECHEELEDLWLEHVGDNARFVYWAIIQVAASLYHYRNGNILGAWGMMKKAQDKLNRLEKNKVETDLLYKYLSWHKFKNAIRRINESTPLDGYEELFNFRFSSPDKWDVSKNEDSND comes from the coding sequence ATGGAAAAATATTATTTTGGACAATTTAGCGACGAACATCTTTTAGCGATTCGAGAGGGAATTAAGCTTTTTAATGGTCAGTTTTACTGGGAGTGCCATGAAGAGCTTGAAGATCTTTGGCTAGAACATGTAGGGGATAATGCTCGTTTTGTGTATTGGGCCATAATCCAAGTTGCAGCTTCATTATATCATTATCGAAATGGTAATATTTTAGGTGCTTGGGGTATGATGAAAAAGGCCCAAGATAAACTTAATCGACTTGAAAAAAATAAAGTCGAAACAGATTTATTATATAAGTATTTAAGTTGGCATAAATTTAAAAATGCAATTCGTAGAATTAACGAATCGACACCTTTAGATGGATATGAAGAACTCTTCAATTTTCGTTTTTCAAGTCCAGATAAATGGGATGTTTCTAAAAATGAGGATTCAAATGATTAA
- a CDS encoding (Fe-S)-binding protein produces MAFECTPGDTCREIMMHIPQSFKVAMYVLLFLSMGIMIKGLYDKLLFITSGEGFKGIKKLLPEKLNWSSFMKTAFLTGKVPRFKEVAVFHGLIFWGFIILWIATDVVAIHYDTPLKIFHGPVYIVVSFAADIAGLMVLLGLSLAYYRRYVKRPDYLTATKPKQEMFMYAMLASLVIIGYLIEGVRIFLAGMPVGEQTWSPVGWAIARVFENLGLSIETWAMIYKGMWFYHMANTMVFVASIGLTKFSHIFMLPFSALVTPPRRGAIMNAMDFENMPEDVETFGLAKLSELTEKNKLDLLTCVECGRCTQVCPANNAGKPLNPKTIITKLRDFAFDAKTQGKEDADLWENPIYASTELDSCTTCGACMEECPANIEHVNVIMEAKRYKALTLGDIPADAATAIQKVQINGNPWGISQDDRFKWADGMDVPVIEAGKKVDYLYYVGCAGSYDASNQKVVKDTVTLLKKAGVSFAVMGKTEKCNGDPIRRFGDEYSFFEIAIENIANMRQYDFDKVVTHCPHCLHTIGKEYAQFDDGQFETVHHTELLADLLKSGKLNPSKKLDEKLTFHDPCYLGRHHGEYNAPRAILEATGIQINEMEESKDKALCCGMGGGNMWYEIHEGDHLAEKRLEHVGAKSVEKLATACSFCMINFNSSKSDKTKTDGLEIEDVASILAKTIE; encoded by the coding sequence ATGGCCTTCGAATGTACGCCTGGCGACACGTGTCGTGAAATTATGATGCACATCCCACAGTCTTTTAAAGTGGCGATGTATGTACTTCTCTTCCTCAGTATGGGAATTATGATTAAAGGGCTTTATGACAAGCTACTTTTCATTACTTCTGGAGAGGGTTTCAAGGGAATTAAAAAGCTTTTACCTGAGAAATTAAACTGGTCTAGCTTTATGAAGACAGCTTTCCTGACGGGAAAGGTTCCTCGATTTAAGGAAGTTGCTGTTTTCCACGGTCTGATCTTCTGGGGATTCATCATTCTATGGATTGCAACAGATGTCGTAGCAATTCACTATGATACTCCACTAAAGATCTTTCACGGTCCAGTCTATATTGTTGTTTCATTTGCTGCTGACATTGCCGGTCTTATGGTTCTTCTTGGACTAAGCCTTGCTTACTATAGAAGATATGTGAAAAGACCTGACTACCTCACAGCGACAAAGCCAAAACAAGAGATGTTCATGTACGCAATGCTCGCCTCTCTTGTTATTATCGGTTACCTCATTGAAGGTGTAAGAATTTTCCTTGCAGGAATGCCTGTTGGAGAACAAACTTGGTCACCAGTTGGTTGGGCAATCGCTAGAGTTTTTGAAAACCTCGGACTTTCAATTGAAACTTGGGCCATGATCTACAAAGGAATGTGGTTCTACCATATGGCCAACACAATGGTTTTCGTGGCCTCTATTGGTCTTACTAAATTCTCACACATTTTCATGCTTCCATTTAGTGCTCTTGTAACTCCTCCAAGAAGAGGGGCCATCATGAATGCGATGGATTTTGAAAATATGCCAGAAGATGTCGAGACTTTTGGACTTGCTAAGCTTTCAGAGCTTACTGAAAAAAACAAACTAGACCTTTTAACATGTGTTGAATGTGGTCGTTGTACTCAAGTTTGTCCTGCCAATAATGCAGGGAAGCCACTAAACCCTAAAACAATTATCACAAAATTACGTGACTTTGCTTTCGATGCAAAAACTCAAGGTAAAGAAGATGCTGATCTATGGGAAAACCCAATTTATGCATCGACAGAACTTGACTCATGTACAACTTGTGGTGCCTGTATGGAAGAGTGTCCAGCTAACATTGAACACGTAAATGTGATCATGGAAGCAAAGAGATACAAGGCGCTTACACTTGGAGATATTCCAGCAGATGCGGCAACAGCTATTCAAAAAGTTCAAATTAACGGAAACCCTTGGGGTATTTCTCAGGATGACCGTTTCAAGTGGGCCGATGGAATGGATGTTCCAGTAATTGAAGCTGGTAAAAAAGTTGATTACCTCTACTATGTTGGCTGTGCAGGATCTTACGATGCTTCAAACCAAAAAGTAGTAAAAGACACAGTAACCCTACTAAAGAAAGCTGGAGTAAGCTTTGCTGTAATGGGGAAAACTGAGAAGTGTAATGGTGACCCAATTAGACGTTTTGGAGATGAGTATTCATTCTTTGAAATCGCTATTGAAAACATTGCAAACATGAGACAGTACGACTTCGATAAAGTTGTAACTCACTGCCCTCACTGTCTTCACACTATTGGTAAAGAGTATGCTCAATTTGATGACGGTCAATTTGAAACAGTTCACCACACAGAGCTGCTTGCTGATCTTCTCAAGTCTGGAAAGCTAAACCCGAGTAAAAAACTCGACGAAAAGCTTACTTTCCACGATCCATGTTACCTTGGTCGCCACCACGGTGAATACAATGCTCCAAGAGCAATTCTTGAGGCAACAGGAATCCAGATCAATGAGATGGAAGAAAGTAAAGATAAGGCCCTATGCTGTGGTATGGGTGGTGGAAACATGTGGTATGAAATCCATGAAGGTGATCACCTTGCTGAAAAACGTCTTGAGCACGTTGGGGCAAAAAGCGTCGAGAAGTTGGCTACAGCCTGTTCTTTCTGTATGATTAACTTTAACTCATCGAAGAGTGATAAAACAAAAACAGATGGACTTGAAATAGAAGATGTTGCCTCAATTCTTGCAAAAACGATTGAATAA
- a CDS encoding EI24 domain-containing protein, with protein sequence MSLSIMFKDVKILLLSLIPSVIGLVAYYYLGGWFVTSTTTWGKTYIDSYFENAELVASILQWTLGIFFFFVASFTFFLFVSLISSPFNDLISKRVEKILGGRVEEAPFTFSGVFRVLKNEIKKIGFILLISIIGLLCGFVFPPLSFFISAILMAVTFLDYSWSRHEMSVSECVNDFKSSFVRYLLPGVAYVFIVSLPLINVIFLPLGVIYFTTIFTKKRV encoded by the coding sequence TTGTCTCTTTCTATAATGTTTAAAGATGTAAAAATACTTCTTTTAAGTTTAATTCCAAGTGTGATTGGACTCGTTGCCTATTACTACTTGGGAGGTTGGTTTGTTACAAGTACGACAACATGGGGAAAAACTTATATCGATAGTTATTTTGAAAATGCAGAACTCGTTGCTTCAATTTTACAATGGACGCTAGGAATTTTCTTTTTCTTTGTCGCAAGTTTTACTTTCTTTCTCTTTGTTTCTCTGATCTCTTCACCTTTTAATGACCTTATTAGTAAAAGAGTAGAGAAAATTTTAGGGGGAAGAGTCGAAGAAGCTCCTTTTACTTTTTCAGGGGTTTTTCGTGTATTAAAAAATGAAATTAAAAAGATTGGTTTTATTCTTTTGATTTCTATCATTGGTTTGCTTTGCGGTTTTGTTTTTCCTCCACTTAGCTTCTTTATTTCAGCAATTCTCATGGCCGTAACATTTCTAGATTATTCTTGGTCGAGGCATGAAATGAGCGTTTCTGAGTGTGTTAATGATTTCAAAAGCTCTTTTGTCAGATATTTGCTGCCAGGTGTGGCCTATGTTTTCATCGTTTCGTTGCCGTTAATAAACGTCATCTTTCTCCCTCTTGGGGTTATCTACTTTACGACGATCTTTACGAAGAAGAGAGTGTAA
- a CDS encoding Hsp33 family molecular chaperone HslO, which produces MLLESRLYTFIDSKNAFTLSFLEGQKLIHDLAIIHNIKGKGFAYFRDSVLTAMPLISYLKQGEGMGIFLDSEDPFFRLKIEANQAGYMRTLLIPEDFQEFPSKVSGIARLSKTFPNNPKPYTSIIQLNQIDFHDVINKIIQESYQMDAKVVISDKSDQSILLSRLPDRNVNKEEREERDSLNEYWIKTQAKIQAIFEKSLNEQETIQKAFEDLGFEYLSGVDVAFKCSCSRERMVQGIQSLCQTHSVEEIFENKNDIETKCDYCKTHYLIQRSDLTLN; this is translated from the coding sequence ATGCTTTTGGAAAGTAGACTTTATACATTTATAGACTCAAAAAATGCATTCACCTTATCTTTTCTAGAAGGTCAAAAGCTTATCCATGATTTGGCCATTATTCATAATATTAAAGGAAAGGGATTTGCCTATTTTAGAGACTCTGTTTTAACGGCCATGCCTTTGATCTCCTATTTAAAGCAAGGTGAAGGTATGGGAATTTTTCTTGATTCTGAAGACCCATTCTTCAGACTGAAAATTGAGGCCAATCAAGCAGGTTACATGAGAACTCTTCTAATTCCGGAAGATTTTCAAGAATTCCCTTCTAAGGTCAGCGGTATTGCTCGTTTAAGTAAGACTTTTCCAAACAACCCAAAGCCATATACTTCAATTATTCAGCTTAATCAGATCGACTTTCATGATGTCATCAATAAAATTATTCAAGAGTCTTATCAAATGGATGCCAAGGTCGTTATTAGTGACAAATCGGACCAATCGATTCTTCTCTCAAGACTTCCAGATAGAAATGTAAACAAAGAAGAAAGAGAAGAGAGAGATTCTCTGAATGAGTACTGGATTAAAACCCAAGCAAAAATTCAAGCAATCTTTGAGAAGAGTCTTAATGAACAGGAAACAATTCAAAAAGCCTTTGAAGATCTAGGGTTTGAATACCTCTCGGGCGTTGATGTTGCATTTAAATGTTCTTGCTCAAGAGAGAGAATGGTCCAAGGAATTCAGAGCCTTTGCCAAACTCATTCAGTTGAAGAGATTTTTGAAAATAAGAACGACATTGAGACTAAGTGCGATTACTGCAAGACTCACTACCTCATTCAGCGTTCTGACCTTACATTGAATTAA
- a CDS encoding valine--tRNA ligase has translation MSTENKNNELSTTYSPEDVEKKWYQKWEDEKYFAPKKGKQDEGFCIIMPPPNVTGKLHAGHALDITTQDALIRFKRMKGYETLFLPGMDHAGIATQSKVEEQVWNDHKKTKHDYTREEFLELIWKWKEEYGGTIAHQQRTMGASADWDYSMFTMDPEANEAVRKCFVSMYNEGLIYQSDYIVNWDPALQSAVSDAEVEHKEVQGAFYHIHYKVKDSDIVLEVATTRPETLLGDTAVAVNPEDDRFNHLIGKTAIVPICNREVPIIGDEHVDIEKGTGCLKVTPGHDFNDFEIGQRHKLEVINILNLDGTLNEKYGLEFAGLTSKKARKKVVDKLKELELFVKEEKHVHQVGHGDRSKAIIEPMVSKQWFVNVQDMAKTAVEAVENDTTRFYPKGWENTYFSWLREPKNWCVSRQLWWGHRIPVFTCKSCDHQWADEAIEPTGCPKCSEKNYTQDPDVLDTWFSSGLWPLSTLGWPDPERMKERKFDTFYPTSVLVTGFDIIFFWVARMMMMSYKMVDQKPFDKVYIHAIVRDKLGRKMSKSLGNGIDPIDMVNEYGADAFRFTLAAGSGYNRNINLDPDRIGGYRNFVNKIWNAFRFIQPSLDKAGIELPEELDHHERWILSELNETTKVMNESMDEFRYDDSCQAIYSFVYDKFCSWFIEISKNILNGDDEAKKEQRATVLRYTFRKIVALLHPVTPFITEELWGYLKEENEDLLIIQEYPEYSQDLIFTDDQDKMNKFVETVTAIRNLRSSVNIKPKEEVTVKLFTDEQELTSYFSSNTENFASLARVKELSVEQKDSERPKKSIMSATTHTEIFLPLEGVINLDEQIARLEKDLTKTQKEYDKYAKKINNEKFMSNAPDHVVVEVRENAALLEEKLTAIKENLENFKS, from the coding sequence ATGTCGACAGAAAACAAAAACAACGAATTATCTACAACTTACTCTCCAGAGGACGTTGAAAAAAAGTGGTACCAAAAGTGGGAAGACGAGAAGTACTTCGCCCCTAAAAAAGGAAAGCAAGATGAAGGCTTTTGCATCATCATGCCACCACCAAATGTTACGGGAAAACTCCATGCTGGTCACGCACTAGATATTACAACTCAAGATGCTCTCATTCGCTTTAAAAGAATGAAGGGCTACGAGACACTCTTCCTTCCTGGAATGGATCACGCTGGGATTGCCACTCAATCAAAAGTTGAAGAGCAAGTTTGGAATGACCATAAGAAAACAAAGCACGATTATACTCGTGAAGAATTTCTAGAATTAATTTGGAAATGGAAAGAAGAATACGGTGGAACGATTGCTCACCAACAAAGAACAATGGGTGCTTCGGCCGACTGGGATTACTCAATGTTTACGATGGATCCAGAAGCAAATGAAGCCGTAAGAAAATGCTTTGTCTCAATGTATAACGAAGGTCTAATTTATCAATCTGATTATATCGTTAACTGGGACCCTGCTCTTCAATCAGCTGTTTCTGATGCAGAAGTAGAACACAAAGAAGTACAAGGTGCTTTTTATCACATCCATTATAAAGTTAAAGATTCTGATATCGTTCTTGAAGTTGCAACAACAAGACCTGAAACTCTTCTTGGAGACACTGCTGTTGCAGTTAACCCTGAAGATGATCGTTTCAACCACCTAATTGGAAAAACGGCCATCGTTCCAATTTGTAATAGAGAAGTTCCAATTATTGGTGACGAGCATGTTGATATAGAAAAAGGAACTGGATGTCTTAAAGTTACTCCAGGTCATGACTTCAACGACTTTGAAATTGGTCAACGCCACAAACTTGAAGTCATCAACATCCTAAATCTAGATGGAACTCTCAATGAAAAGTACGGACTTGAATTTGCAGGTCTTACTTCAAAGAAAGCTAGAAAGAAAGTAGTTGATAAACTCAAAGAACTTGAACTCTTTGTAAAAGAAGAAAAACATGTTCATCAAGTTGGACACGGAGACAGATCAAAGGCCATCATCGAGCCAATGGTCTCAAAGCAATGGTTTGTTAATGTACAAGATATGGCCAAGACAGCTGTTGAAGCTGTAGAAAATGATACAACACGCTTCTACCCTAAAGGTTGGGAGAACACATATTTCTCTTGGCTAAGAGAACCTAAAAATTGGTGTGTCTCGAGACAACTTTGGTGGGGACACAGAATTCCGGTTTTCACTTGTAAGTCTTGTGATCATCAATGGGCCGATGAAGCGATTGAGCCGACAGGTTGTCCAAAGTGTTCAGAGAAAAACTACACTCAAGATCCAGATGTTCTCGATACATGGTTCTCTTCTGGACTATGGCCACTCTCAACTCTCGGTTGGCCAGACCCAGAAAGAATGAAAGAACGTAAATTTGATACTTTCTATCCAACAAGTGTTCTTGTAACTGGTTTCGACATTATCTTCTTTTGGGTCGCCAGAATGATGATGATGTCTTACAAGATGGTTGATCAAAAACCATTTGATAAAGTTTATATTCACGCCATCGTAAGAGATAAGCTAGGTAGAAAAATGAGTAAGTCTCTTGGAAATGGAATCGATCCAATCGATATGGTTAATGAATATGGAGCAGATGCCTTTAGATTCACACTTGCAGCAGGTTCTGGGTACAACAGAAATATCAACTTAGACCCTGACAGAATTGGTGGTTATAGAAACTTTGTTAACAAGATCTGGAACGCGTTTAGATTTATTCAACCATCTCTAGATAAGGCAGGAATTGAGCTTCCAGAAGAACTAGATCACCACGAGAGATGGATTTTATCTGAACTAAATGAAACAACTAAAGTTATGAATGAGTCGATGGATGAATTTCGTTACGATGATTCATGTCAGGCCATCTATTCATTTGTTTATGACAAATTCTGTTCTTGGTTCATTGAAATTTCGAAGAATATTCTCAATGGAGATGATGAAGCGAAAAAAGAACAAAGAGCCACAGTTCTTCGCTACACATTTAGAAAAATTGTCGCTCTTCTTCACCCTGTAACTCCATTTATTACTGAAGAGCTTTGGGGTTATCTGAAAGAAGAAAATGAAGACCTTCTTATCATCCAAGAATACCCAGAGTATTCACAAGATCTAATCTTTACTGACGATCAGGATAAGATGAATAAATTTGTTGAAACAGTAACGGCCATTAGAAATTTAAGATCGTCTGTTAATATTAAGCCTAAAGAAGAAGTAACTGTTAAGCTCTTCACAGATGAACAAGAGCTCACTTCTTATTTTTCTTCAAATACAGAAAACTTTGCTAGCCTCGCGAGAGTAAAAGAGCTTTCTGTTGAGCAAAAAGATAGCGAGCGTCCAAAGAAATCGATTATGAGTGCTACAACTCATACTGAAATTTTTCTCCCTCTTGAAGGCGTTATCAACCTGGATGAGCAAATTGCTAGACTTGAAAAAGACCTAACTAAAACTCAAAAAGAATATGATAAATACGCAAAGAAAATTAACAATGAGAAGTTCATGAGCAATGCTCCTGACCATGTTGTTGTTGAAGTTAGAGAGAATGCAGCCCTTCTTGAAGAGAAGCTTACTGCGATCAAAGAAAACTTAGAAAACTTTAAGTCTTAA
- a CDS encoding PD-(D/E)XK nuclease family protein: MLSVSLYDNTSTVFSFDFVKDINLETIVVCPSPSEADNFRAQMTSIDMANVVTISKFISEQIEENLGELEIMRKSDLMVHLASIWKTKFQESSSESFFQAFTLFTELRSFTLSLEMVEDVLETLDSELADVIRFFWAYLEEFLVDEQKSYVLLNEKLKIKDHEKDKNYIFWGFPHMNAHQVDLLNSLASSSHVYVPYSREVFSHTTRQDWVRWIEINKVEAIEREINQKIPTILYPKGRMSEYLRNFFASKENESFDIVLAEKNPNLESLMEVPFSEAEYRTKAELFDLEEKKAIALLEEFVNETNETKEIITKLKESIKETLKNQDFKLLTVLRVIYDLLREYYDISEINAKFTFFDLKILREVFPLDLPRTYFVPLKTSTSGIQVYGLEGFSENSKKDVLLCVSSQQNSLKGGGQKFSEEITSFLATLGPIQRKELDFLNIKRMIHERCVNQKITLFLEEGLIDHDLAWSDILDGGELINQQEIVLSFNEKSPDVIADKINKEQEIKKLSASRLQNYLDCPRKYYFNYIDRIAPDIVLERDLMPNELGELEHFVLGEFFKVNDELNEDELIEFSREKIDEYLAKKNKVLTKELYEKYESEIVQYAKNGLVELYKLKDVFPKMEYVFEKNLNEFGDFSGSIDFYAKTSLGIVIIDFKRSISSIPDNIELLKFDKIQLWFYINEALKKEGSNLFFAGYMNLSDIENSKFLIPELELVERLSERNFCKGSLKQIRNFEFEESLDEFQDFVEELISRLKVETHFKPKPLKSSVCTYCSVNKICPRK; encoded by the coding sequence ATGCTAAGCGTAAGCCTCTACGATAATACATCTACTGTTTTCTCCTTTGATTTTGTCAAAGATATTAATTTAGAGACTATTGTTGTTTGCCCTTCTCCAAGTGAAGCGGATAACTTTAGAGCACAAATGACATCTATTGATATGGCCAATGTTGTAACAATTTCTAAATTTATCTCTGAGCAAATTGAAGAAAATCTAGGTGAGTTAGAGATCATGAGAAAGTCAGATCTCATGGTTCATTTGGCATCAATTTGGAAAACTAAGTTTCAAGAATCTTCTTCTGAGTCTTTTTTTCAAGCATTCACGTTATTTACTGAATTGAGATCTTTTACTCTTTCACTAGAGATGGTCGAGGATGTTCTAGAGACTCTTGATTCTGAATTAGCCGATGTCATTCGCTTTTTTTGGGCCTACCTTGAAGAGTTTCTTGTTGATGAACAAAAGTCTTATGTACTATTAAATGAAAAATTGAAAATAAAAGATCATGAAAAAGATAAAAACTATATCTTTTGGGGCTTTCCTCATATGAACGCTCATCAAGTTGATCTACTTAATTCTCTAGCGAGCTCTAGTCATGTCTATGTTCCATACTCTCGTGAGGTCTTTTCTCATACAACGAGACAGGATTGGGTTCGATGGATAGAAATTAATAAAGTTGAAGCAATTGAGAGAGAGATTAATCAGAAAATACCGACTATTCTCTATCCTAAAGGAAGAATGTCTGAATATCTTCGTAACTTCTTTGCATCAAAAGAAAATGAATCATTCGATATCGTTCTTGCTGAAAAGAATCCTAATTTAGAGTCTTTAATGGAAGTTCCATTTTCAGAAGCTGAATACAGAACAAAAGCAGAGTTATTCGATTTAGAGGAAAAGAAGGCGATCGCTCTTTTAGAGGAATTTGTTAATGAAACAAATGAAACGAAAGAAATCATCACAAAGCTAAAAGAATCAATTAAAGAAACATTAAAAAATCAAGATTTTAAGTTATTAACAGTCTTGAGAGTCATCTATGACTTACTTCGTGAATATTATGACATTAGTGAAATTAATGCGAAGTTTACTTTCTTTGATTTAAAGATATTAAGAGAAGTCTTTCCTCTTGATTTACCGCGAACATATTTTGTTCCCTTGAAAACATCGACCAGTGGTATTCAAGTCTATGGCCTAGAGGGATTTAGTGAAAACTCCAAAAAAGATGTTCTCTTATGTGTGAGTAGTCAGCAAAACTCTCTTAAAGGTGGAGGTCAAAAGTTTAGTGAGGAAATTACATCTTTTCTCGCAACTCTAGGACCGATTCAAAGAAAGGAATTGGATTTTTTAAATATTAAAAGAATGATTCATGAAAGATGTGTTAACCAAAAGATAACACTCTTTTTAGAAGAAGGACTTATTGATCACGATCTTGCATGGAGTGATATCTTAGATGGGGGAGAGCTCATTAATCAGCAAGAAATCGTCTTGAGTTTTAATGAAAAGAGTCCAGATGTTATTGCAGATAAAATTAATAAAGAGCAAGAAATAAAAAAACTTTCGGCTTCACGTTTACAGAATTATCTTGATTGTCCAAGAAAGTACTACTTCAACTATATCGATAGAATCGCTCCAGATATTGTTCTTGAAAGAGACCTTATGCCTAATGAACTTGGGGAACTTGAACACTTTGTTCTCGGAGAGTTTTTTAAAGTAAATGATGAGTTGAATGAAGATGAACTTATCGAATTTTCGAGAGAAAAGATTGATGAGTATCTCGCGAAAAAGAATAAAGTATTAACTAAAGAGCTCTATGAAAAGTATGAGTCAGAAATTGTTCAATACGCAAAGAATGGATTGGTCGAATTATATAAATTGAAAGATGTTTTTCCTAAAATGGAGTACGTCTTTGAGAAGAACTTGAATGAGTTCGGCGATTTCTCCGGAAGTATCGACTTCTATGCAAAAACTTCACTTGGAATTGTTATTATTGATTTTAAAAGATCAATAAGTAGCATTCCAGACAATATTGAGTTGTTAAAATTTGATAAAATTCAACTATGGTTTTATATCAACGAAGCCTTGAAGAAAGAGGGCAGTAATTTATTTTTTGCTGGATATATGAACCTTTCAGATATCGAAAACTCAAAATTCTTAATTCCTGAACTTGAATTAGTTGAACGTCTGTCAGAGCGAAATTTTTGTAAAGGAAGTTTGAAGCAGATAAGAAATTTTGAATTTGAAGAATCGCTTGATGAATTTCAGGACTTTGTTGAGGAGCTGATTTCGAGACTTAAAGTTGAAACTCATTTTAAACCAAAACCTCTTAAAAGCAGTGTTTGTACATATTGTAGTGTGAACAAAATCTGTCCGAGAAAGTAG
- the hisC gene encoding histidinol-phosphate transaminase — translation MVKKVEFSKTLVPEYLKSLQVYQAGKPIDELAREKGLTKISKLASNENPLGPSPYAIKEMTGGLWELHRYPDMHAYNLKQALCELYDLKPQNIILGNGSEGIMAYIARAFIQPGDEVLTSEKTFIGFYILARSVGAHLKTVPLTEDYRFDVKALAENITEKTKVIYIANPNNPTGTYITKEEFDYLMDHVPGHVLVILDEAYFEFARQEDDYPDSMDYRYDNVITLRTFSKAYGLSGIRVGYGFAHEYLIENLSKVKLPFEPNLIAQLGAKGALYDQPHLERTIKVNHEEYLRTFKFLEDKGFNPIKSITNFITFKTGTPEASNWLFDKLLDFGVIIRPLKANEMPEYVRVSLGTPEEMDHFFEAMNAILPEYDKLFGRPN, via the coding sequence ATGGTCAAAAAAGTAGAGTTTTCAAAAACTCTTGTTCCAGAGTATTTAAAAAGCCTACAAGTTTATCAAGCAGGTAAACCTATTGATGAACTTGCAAGAGAGAAAGGCCTCACTAAGATTTCCAAATTAGCTAGTAATGAGAACCCACTTGGACCTTCTCCATACGCTATTAAGGAAATGACTGGAGGACTTTGGGAGCTACACCGCTACCCTGATATGCACGCCTATAATTTAAAACAAGCTCTATGTGAACTTTATGATCTAAAGCCACAAAATATTATTCTTGGTAATGGATCAGAAGGAATCATGGCCTATATAGCAAGGGCCTTTATTCAGCCAGGTGATGAAGTTTTAACAAGTGAAAAAACATTCATTGGTTTTTATATTCTAGCAAGAAGTGTTGGGGCACACTTGAAGACAGTCCCACTCACAGAAGACTATCGCTTTGATGTCAAAGCACTTGCTGAAAATATTACAGAAAAAACGAAAGTAATCTACATAGCGAATCCTAACAATCCAACTGGAACATATATCACAAAAGAAGAATTTGATTACTTAATGGATCATGTTCCTGGTCATGTTCTTGTTATCTTAGATGAAGCATACTTTGAATTTGCAAGACAGGAAGATGATTATCCAGATTCAATGGATTATCGTTACGACAACGTTATAACTTTGAGAACGTTCTCAAAGGCCTATGGTCTTTCAGGAATTAGAGTTGGATATGGTTTTGCCCATGAGTATCTCATTGAAAACCTCTCAAAAGTAAAACTTCCATTTGAGCCTAACCTAATTGCTCAACTTGGTGCAAAAGGTGCGCTCTACGACCAACCACACCTAGAAAGAACGATCAAAGTTAATCACGAAGAGTACTTGCGAACTTTCAAGTTTCTTGAAGATAAGGGTTTCAATCCAATTAAATCAATTACAAACTTTATTACATTCAAGACAGGAACACCTGAAGCAAGTAACTGGCTATTCGATAAACTTCTCGACTTTGGAGTTATTATTCGACCACTAAAAGCAAATGAGATGCCAGAATATGTTCGTGTTTCACTCGGAACACCAGAAGAAATGGACCACTTCTTTGAAGCAATGAATGCGATTCTTCCTGAGTACGATAAACTCTTTGGAAGACCAAACTAA